From Garra rufa chromosome 19, GarRuf1.0, whole genome shotgun sequence, the proteins below share one genomic window:
- the LOC141292837 gene encoding uncharacterized protein — MNTTRVTDSQDGYYMEGRRMALEMSLEHALTEARKESEEQRQVAPPPVPKRVRLGLGKPRGRRGGRPKASATVVRHNQIGNCLLTEELPAASLDPQVEFEKNMESLSAMISNSPEIQRASSSWTFRQQQASQRWKEARPFHLKCLIQTQDVGQPFCSHCSKPAVVRCRECLPDQWFCETCDTKNHRRWPLHDRESVLEGFFKAIPPSTYFVRGEGGYSSHDQACILPTVRVTQKCPCEVPSITVSPGKAVILISINGRYDMHQPLFACQTCQQQWAPEFMDLVNSGYWPASTSSSTLYSLNLFSSVRELKVIAPALSRQAFAKLLEHRTKCGGRSGPVCGDTLQRSFLEFSYCAFEEDNLSCGAPFTCPACTPDMLAISVDGNRKLYRFLRNGSSDSSFFEGAFVAEDTSVSAFVDVLHKAVKQQPGQGRCGSSSWTAAKETSRRTFKLDEEGMEVAVCRHGFLLKALNMFRGEIFAYPMYLHKELMSSKPRFIAMDVMCKYWPYLHKSANILPDLQGLTSIRPFLSVMHAKAHSTKCEITWSGKNQEGAGSTAGEEVEQVNSYLSRCALTTKYMSKGARVDMLTIHAMAWNYQKITTLHRALSARYVKTCQRLQEETASLAELKESLACTDEAVWVSDVREWAAGETTGTSLEQSIEGRYLNVRQRKQALYHQNDSGKFRHRLRRKIAESKRLLMKDIETYNSHEPAMPIDFNEVEQSLSGDNPSPTWPWEIHGSAQIEEKLKFFNKAMLKMRLEEERTILVQEMAQHCSWLQNLQTSETRAFPVSAEDDCLKFRIR; from the exons ATGAACACTACACGTGTCACCGACAGTCAAGATGGCTATTACATGGAGGGGAGACGGATGGCTCTTGAAATGAGCTTAGAACATGCTCTGACTGAAGCCAGG AAAGAATCTGAGGAGCAGAGGCAAGTTGCCCCACCGCCAGTCCCAAAAAGGGTGCGTTTAGGGCTTGGCAAGCCAAGGGGGAGGCGTGGAGGACGGCCCAAAGCCTCAGCTACCG TAGTTAGACACAACCAGATCGGGAACTGCCTGCTCACTGAAGAGCTTCCTGCAGCCAGTCTTGATCCTCAAGTGGAATTTG AAAAAAACATGGAGAGCCTCTCTGCTATGATTTCTAACTCCCCTGAAATCCAGAGGGCATCATCATCATGGACTTTCAGGCAGCAGCAAGCTTCACAAAGATGGAAGGAGGCAAGGCCATTCCACCTTAAATGCCTCATCCAAACTCAGGATGTTGGCCAACCATTTTGTAGCCATTGCAGCAAGCCTGCGGTTGTTAG ATGCAGAGAGTGTCTACCAGATCAGTGGTTCTGTGAAACCTGCGATACCAAGAATCACAGGAGATGGCCACTCCACGACAGGGAGTCAGTCCTTGAGGGCTTTTTTAAAGCTATTCCCCCATCCACATATTTTGTAAGAGGGGAAGGAGGATACAGCTCACACGACCAAG CTTGTATTTTGCCAACGGTGAGAGTGACTCAAAAATGTCCCTGTGAAGTCCCCAGCATAACTGTGTCACCTGGCAAAGCAGTCATTTTAATTTCCATCAATG GGCGTTATGACATGCACCAGCCATTGTTTGCATGCCAAACATGCCAGCAGCAGTGGGCTCCAGAGTTCATGGACCTCGTAAACAGTGGATATTGGCCAGCTTCCACCAGTTCTTCTACTTTGTATTCCCTCAACCTTTTCAGCAGTGTAAGAGAACTGAAAGTCATCGCGCCGGCACTGTCCAGACAAGCCTTTGCAAAGCTGCTGGAGCATCGTACAAAGTGTGGTGGGCGG TCAGGACCAGTGTGCGGGGACACGCTGCAGCGCAGCTTCCTGGAGTTTTCCTATTGTGCTTTTGAGGAAGATAACTTGTCCTGCGGTGCACCTTTCACCTGCCCCGCTTGCACTCCAGACATGCTGGCAATCTCTGTGGATGGCAACAGGAAGCTATACCGGTTTCTCCGAAACGGAAg CTCCGACTCTTCGTTTTTTGAAGGGGCATTTGTCGCAGAAGACACATCTGTGTCTGCATTTGTTGATGTCTTGCATAAAGCTGTGAAACAG CAACCTGGACAAGGCAGATGTGGGAGCTCCTCGTGGACAGCAGCGAAGGAGACTTCTAGGAGGACCTTCAAGTTGGACGAAGAGGGCATGGAGGTTGCGGTGTGTCGGCATGGTTTCCTCCTTAAAGCGCTTAATATGTTCAGAG GTGAAATCTTTGCCTACCCCATGTATCTGCACAAGGAGTTGATGAGTTCAAAGCCAAGGTTTATCGCCATGGATGTAATGTGTAAATACTGGCCATATTTACACAAATCAGCAAACATCCTTCCTGATCTCCAGGGGCTAACATCAATCAGGCCTTTCCTAAGCGTCATGCATGCTAAAGCACATTCCACTAAGTGTGAG ATTACATGGAGTGGCAAAAACCAAGAAGGAGCAGGGTCAACTGCGGGGGAGGAAGTTGAACAGGTGAACAGCTACCTCTCCCGCTGTGCCCTAACGACTAAATACATGTCGAAAGGAG CACGTGTGGATATGCTTACAATCCATGCTATGGCCTGGAACTACCAAAAAATCACAACACTACATCGGGCATTGTCTGCAAGATATGTGAAG ACTTGCCAGAGACTTCAGGAGGAGACTGCAAGTCTAGCGGAGCTTAAAGAAAGCTTGGCTTGCACCGATGAAGCAGTGTGGGTGTCTGATGTGAGGGAATGGGCAGCTGGTG AAACAACAGGTACTTCCCTAGAGCAGTCCATTGAGGGACGTTACCTTAACGTGAGGCAGCGGAAGCAGGCTCTATACCACCAAAATG ATAGTGGCAAGTTCCGTCACCGCCTGCGGAGGAAAATTGCTGAGAGCAAGAGACTGCTAATGAAAGACATAGAGACCTATAACAGTCATGAGCCTGCCATGCCAATTGATTTTAATGAAGTGGAGCAGTCGCTATCAGGAGACAACCCGTCCCCAACATGGCCGTGGGAGATTCATGGCAGCG CACAAATCGAAGaaaagttaaaattttttaacaaaGCCATGCTGAAAATGAGACTGGAGGAGGAAAGGACAATACTTGTTCAGGAGATGGCCCAGCACTGCTCATGGTTGCAGAACTTGCAG ACAAGCGAAACAAGGGCCTTTCCTGTCTCTGCAGAAGACGACTGTCTGAAGTTTCGGATACGTTGA